From a region of the Chrysemys picta bellii isolate R12L10 chromosome 7, ASM1138683v2, whole genome shotgun sequence genome:
- the BATF2 gene encoding basic leucine zipper transcriptional factor ATF-like 2, with translation MHVHGMERFGTNPLSQSSTSCLSEDSQDGNILMVGAVNSLEEKKLKRRQKNRAAAQRSRQKHTEKADELHQQHEQLEQNNTALKKEIEALKEELNYWNQMLKDHESTCPGMLTPSLPTQAPLLHWLAEGLNRGIQ, from the exons ATGCATGTCCATGGCATGGAGCGGTTTGGGACTAACCCTCTGTCCCAGAGCAGCACTAGCTGCCTCTCTGAAGACTCACAGGATGGGAATATCCTAATGGTTGGAGCGGTG AATTCTTTGGAAGAAAAGAAGCTGAAAAGACGTCAAAAGAATCGTGCAGCTGCCCAGAGGAGCCGACAAAAGCACACGGAGAAGGCGGACGAGCTCCATCAG CAACACGAGCAGCTGGAGCAAAATAACACAGCCCTGAAGAAGGAGATTGAGGCCCTGAAGGAGGAGCTGAACTACTGGAATCAAATGCTCAAGGACCATGAATCCACCTGCCCGGGCATGCTGACTCCCTCCTTGCCAACACAGGCCCCTCTTCTGCACTGGCTGGCTGAGGGGCTGAACCGGGGGATACAGTGA